One Bacteroidales bacterium genomic window carries:
- a CDS encoding MMPL family transporter — protein MKIKKINLWFKKQASSIIKFRWLIIAVFLLAVASGFFGLKRMVVEYSNDGYFLPDDPMVVMTDEFKEIFGNDYYVGVLVESDALFTKKNLELLRELSNELLDSVPYADKLTSLTDIEFTVGTEYGMEIIQIVPEEIPADKTALEEIRKKAYSKKNFAEKLVSKDGKYTWITMKLLTFPEYHKEKGKKMPEIQVGEKVEQIITQKKYKSLHPRGTGMPYLNYKKSVFFDAESPRVMGLALLIAFIFLAFSTRSIRGVIVPIVSAIGSVIIVFGAVGFLNIPIDGSILSIPILLSIAISIGYSIHIFTFFKKHKRETGKRKESVIFALEETGWPLFFTGLTTISALLSFLIIPVQSVRLIGLITASNVAAIFLIVMFLMPALLSFGKDSKPKNNVKRDTKSWLAFRLEKFGNWILNYPKIIITVSIIIAGILIYGMTKVEAAFDVEKTMGTKIPYVKNLVEISETELGSLYSYDLMIEFPEEGMAKQPEILKKFDELTQYVNSFELTKRTTTVLDIIKDMNQVLNEDNEEYYNIPDNREQVAQMLLLYENAGGTEAEYWMDYEYRRLRMMIEVKTYNSKELKYENELLHKKAEELFPNARLSVVG, from the coding sequence ATGAAAATTAAAAAAATTAATTTATGGTTTAAAAAACAAGCATCGTCTATAATTAAATTTAGGTGGCTTATCATTGCTGTTTTCCTGCTTGCCGTGGCAAGCGGTTTTTTTGGGCTTAAAAGAATGGTTGTGGAGTATTCAAATGATGGATATTTTTTGCCCGATGACCCAATGGTTGTTATGACTGATGAGTTTAAAGAAATTTTTGGTAACGACTATTATGTTGGGGTACTCGTTGAAAGCGATGCTCTTTTCACAAAAAAGAACCTTGAACTTTTACGTGAATTAAGTAATGAATTGTTAGACAGCGTTCCTTATGCCGATAAACTCACTTCATTAACCGATATAGAATTTACTGTTGGCACTGAATACGGTATGGAAATTATCCAGATAGTTCCGGAAGAAATACCTGCGGATAAAACTGCTTTGGAAGAGATCAGGAAAAAAGCATACAGCAAAAAGAATTTTGCCGAAAAATTAGTATCAAAAGACGGCAAATATACTTGGATTACAATGAAATTACTTACTTTCCCGGAATACCATAAAGAAAAAGGAAAGAAAATGCCCGAAATACAGGTTGGGGAAAAAGTGGAGCAAATTATTACACAAAAAAAATACAAATCTTTACATCCACGCGGCACCGGAATGCCTTACCTTAATTATAAAAAATCTGTTTTTTTTGATGCAGAATCACCACGGGTAATGGGTTTGGCTTTATTGATTGCATTTATTTTTCTTGCTTTTTCAACACGTTCAATACGTGGTGTTATTGTCCCGATAGTATCTGCAATTGGTTCAGTAATAATAGTGTTTGGTGCTGTGGGATTTTTAAATATTCCTATTGACGGAAGTATTTTATCTATTCCAATACTTCTTTCAATTGCCATTTCGATTGGTTATTCAATACATATTTTTACTTTTTTTAAGAAACACAAGCGCGAAACAGGCAAACGCAAAGAATCGGTAATTTTTGCTTTGGAAGAAACTGGCTGGCCCCTGTTTTTTACAGGGCTTACAACTATAAGTGCATTACTCTCATTTCTTATAATCCCCGTGCAATCAGTGCGTCTTATTGGTTTAATAACTGCTTCAAATGTTGCGGCAATATTTCTTATTGTTATGTTTCTGATGCCTGCCTTGCTTAGTTTCGGAAAAGACAGTAAACCAAAAAATAATGTTAAAAGAGACACAAAATCATGGCTTGCTTTCCGTCTTGAAAAATTTGGAAATTGGATTCTTAATTATCCAAAAATTATTATTACTGTGTCAATTATTATTGCCGGCATACTTATTTACGGAATGACAAAAGTTGAAGCTGCTTTTGATGTTGAGAAAACAATGGGCACTAAAATCCCTTATGTTAAAAATCTGGTTGAGATATCCGAAACAGAACTTGGCTCGCTTTATTCTTACGATTTAATGATTGAATTTCCGGAAGAAGGAATGGCAAAACAACCTGAAATATTAAAAAAGTTCGATGAACTTACACAATATGTTAACTCATTTGAACTTACAAAACGCACTACTACTGTATTGGACATTATAAAAGATATGAACCAAGTGCTTAACGAGGATAATGAAGAATATTACAACATTCCCGATAATCGGGAACAGGTTGCACAAATGCTTTTATTGTATGAAAACGCAGGCGGCACAGAAGCTGAATACTGGATGGATTATGAATATAGGCGACTTCGAATGATGATAGAAGTAAAAACATATAATTCAAAAGAGTTAAAATACGAAAATGAATTATTGCATAAAAAAGCCGAAGAATTATTTCCAAATGCACGGCTTTCAGTAGTTGGG
- a CDS encoding isoprenylcysteine carboxylmethyltransferase family protein, with protein sequence MTLIPEFKIGLLNTWLLVFPLFLAGLLIIMSNKESAKRAGDISWYSKKEKRVINLCMIPYYFIALYSLFVSLKFGTILFATAFIVYIVSLIALINAYVTYRTVPSGKFAAKGVYKFSRHPQYFFSITALISVAIAGTSWLIMLLIIMYAIPQHLIIKGEERFCLEKYGEEYREYMKKTPRYFKLKNGCKNKT encoded by the coding sequence ATGACTTTAATACCTGAATTTAAAATTGGACTGTTAAATACTTGGCTGCTTGTATTTCCTTTATTTCTTGCCGGATTACTTATTATTATGTCAAATAAAGAATCTGCCAAACGCGCTGGTGATATATCTTGGTACTCTAAAAAAGAAAAAAGAGTGATTAATTTATGTATGATCCCTTATTATTTTATTGCTCTCTATTCACTTTTTGTATCACTAAAGTTTGGGACAATCTTGTTTGCCACAGCGTTTATTGTTTATATCGTAAGTTTAATTGCTTTAATAAATGCTTATGTAACTTATCGGACTGTGCCTTCAGGCAAATTCGCTGCAAAAGGCGTTTACAAATTCTCAAGACATCCGCAATATTTTTTTAGCATAACAGCACTTATAAGCGTTGCAATAGCCGGAACTTCATGGCTGATAATGTTATTAATAATAATGTATGCAATTCCACAACACTTGATAATTAAAGGAGAAGAACGTTTTTGTCTTGAAAAATACGGCGAAGAATATCGTGAATATATGAAAAAAACACCAAGGTATTTTAAATTGAAAAATGGCTGTAAAAACAAAACTTAA
- a CDS encoding TetR/AcrR family transcriptional regulator: MQVKKDKIKNKITEIAKAEFQEKGFANASMRKIAKKVGISVSNIYNYFRGKDEIFKEIVSPTILLSDQLIERYFFNDNLDNCSNNFTIENSWQKTKVLFIFLDKHRSNLELLLFKSQCSEYENTKDKYIDLFTELYLKNLTLLKTFNNELNSNVSDWFIHNIVSFYFNIINEIIMHDLSKKEMEQYAEEINTFLFHGWLAVLKR, translated from the coding sequence ATGCAGGTAAAAAAAGATAAAATAAAAAATAAAATAACAGAAATCGCAAAAGCTGAATTTCAGGAAAAAGGTTTTGCAAATGCTTCTATGCGAAAAATTGCAAAAAAAGTAGGGATTTCAGTAAGTAATATTTATAATTATTTTCGCGGAAAAGATGAAATATTTAAAGAAATTGTTTCTCCTACTATTTTGCTTTCCGACCAATTGATTGAACGTTATTTTTTTAATGATAATTTGGATAATTGTTCAAATAATTTTACAATCGAAAACAGTTGGCAAAAAACAAAAGTTTTATTTATTTTTCTTGATAAACACAGGAGCAACCTTGAATTGTTACTTTTTAAATCACAATGTTCCGAATACGAAAACACAAAAGATAAGTATATAGATTTATTTACAGAATTATATTTAAAAAATCTTACTCTTTTAAAAACATTTAATAATGAATTAAATTCCAATGTTTCCGATTGGTTTATTCATAATATTGTATCATTCTATTTTAATATTATAAATGAAATTATTATGCATGATTTATCAAAAAAGGAAATGGAACAATATGCCGAAGAAATTAATACTTTTTTATTTCATGGTTGGTTGGCAGTTTTAAAAAGATAA